The proteins below are encoded in one region of Rana temporaria chromosome 2, aRanTem1.1, whole genome shotgun sequence:
- the LOC120927009 gene encoding potassium voltage-gated channel subfamily A member 10-like has product MESLHKASISCEESRTDGHTDSCKKTAEEEKLGLPNQNSNWKQLINECLNEGDVSRYSKECHDNLMSEQMRIEEGNQRVFINIAGLRYETQLKTLNEFPETLLGDPRKRIHYFDSMRNEYFFDRNRPSFDGILYYYQSGGKVRRPANVPIDVFADEIVFYELGNEALDQFRDDEGFLKDPEIPLPNNDYHRQFWLLFEYPESSSAARGMALVSVLVIVISILIFCLETLPEFREEKDFNIFKNSGNYSESATYLNTFTDPFFLIESTCIIWFSFELVVRFAVCPSSSEFFQNIMNIIDIVSIIPYFVTLITELVKQTEPSAQQNMSLAILRIVRLVRVFRIFKLSRHSKGLQILGQTLKASMRELGLLIFFLFIGVILFSSAVYFAEVDEPNSQFVSIPDGFWWAVVTMTTVGYGDMCPITLGGKMVGTLCAIAGVLTIALPVPVIVSNFNYFYHRETENEERQSLPMEMDKISLNNLTRSGSTTSLKKNNGSCIPDKNGKT; this is encoded by the coding sequence ATGGAATCCCTTCACAAGGCCTCAATAAGTTGTGAAGAGTCTCGCACTGATGGTCACACAGACTCAtgtaaaaaaactgcagaggaagAAAAATTGGGTTTGCCCAACCAAAACTCCAACTGGAAGCAGCTTATCAATGAGTGTTTAAATGAGGGAGATGTTTCCAGATATTCTAAGGAATGTCATGATAATCTGATGTCTGAACAAATGAGAATTGAAGAAGGAAACCAACGTGTTTTCATTAATATAGCTGGATTAAGATATGAGACACAGCTGAAGACACTTAATGAGTTCCCAGAGACACTCCTTGGGGATCCTCGAAAAAGAATTCATTATTTTGATTCTATGAGGAATGAATATTTTTTTGACAGAAATCGCCCAAGCTTTGATGGAATACTGTACTATTACCAGTCTGGTGGAAAAGTAAGACGTCCAGCAAATGTCCCAATAGATGTGTTTGCAGATGAAATTGTGTTCTATGAGcttggaaatgaagccttagatcAATTTCGAGATGATGAAGGTTTTCTAAAGGATCCAGAAATACCTTTACCAAATAATGATTATCACAGACAGTTCTGGTTGCTCTTTGAATACCCTGAAAGTTCTAGTGCTGCAAGAGGAATGGCACTGGTTTCAGTTTTGGTAATCGTTATCTCCATACTTATCTTTTGTTTAGAAACTTTGCCAGAATTCAGAGAAGAAAAAGATTTTAACATTTTCAAGAATTCAGGGAATTATTCAGAAAGTGCAACATACTTGAACACCTTCAcagatccattttttttaatagagtcGACTTGCATAATATGGTTTTCATTTGAACTTGTGGTTAGGTTTGCTGTCTGTCCAAGTTCCTCAGAGTTCTTCCAGAACATAATGAACATAATTGACATTGTGTCTatcattccctattttgtaacacTTATCACTGAACTAGTGAAGCAGACAGAGCCCAGTGCACAACAAAACATGTCATTAGCAATTTTGAGAATTGTACGGCTTGTTAGGGTATTTCGGATTTTTAAGTTGTCAAGGCATTCAAAGGGACTTCAGATTTTAGGACAAACCTTGAAGGCAAGCATGAGAGAGCTTGGCTTGTTAATATTCTTTCTCTTCATTGGCGTCATTTTGTTTTCTAGTGCTGTATATTTTGCAGAAGTTGATGAGCCTAACTCTCAGTTTGTCAGCATCCCAGATGGTTTCTGGTGGGCTGTAGTGACTATGACAACTGTTGGTTATGGAGATATGTGCCCTATTACGTTGGGAGGTAAAATGGTAGGAACACTTTGTGCTATCGCTGGAGTCTTGACTATTGCTCTCCCAGTTCCAGTCATCGTATCAAACTTTAATTATTTCTATCACAGGGAAACAGAGAATGAAGAACGGCAATCTTTACCTATGGAGATGGACAAAATTAGCTTAAATAATTTAACAAGATCTGGAAGCACAACTTCTTTAAAGAAAAATAATGGGTCATGTATCCCTGataaaaatggaaaaacgtaA